From the genome of Halorussus caseinilyticus, one region includes:
- the udk gene encoding uridine kinase, with product MTIPSFVVGIAGGTGAGKTTVAREITEEVEDAVTRIPMDNYYEDLSHMDFEEREEVNYDHPSAFEWDLLRDHMDALLSGQTIEMPQYDFSIHNRKDETVTVEPTDVIVLEGIFALYDEDVNEMLDIRVFVETDADVRILRRIERDVVDRGRDLEGVIDQYLSTVKPMHEQFVAPTKKRADLIIPEGANAVAVNLLEEKVRAETYTDSGSAWTLSDEGVEREERERLAVTGPATADAAPDGPELGDTDRDAVERDDDDRRWEDDSAE from the coding sequence ATGACCATCCCGTCGTTCGTCGTGGGTATCGCGGGGGGGACCGGGGCCGGAAAGACGACGGTCGCCCGCGAAATCACCGAGGAAGTCGAGGACGCCGTGACGCGCATCCCGATGGACAACTACTACGAGGACCTGAGCCACATGGACTTCGAGGAACGCGAGGAGGTCAACTACGACCACCCCTCGGCGTTCGAGTGGGACCTGCTCCGGGACCACATGGACGCCCTACTCTCGGGCCAGACCATCGAGATGCCCCAGTACGACTTCTCCATCCACAACCGGAAAGACGAGACCGTCACGGTCGAACCCACCGACGTAATCGTGCTGGAGGGCATCTTCGCGCTCTACGACGAGGACGTGAACGAGATGCTGGACATCCGCGTCTTCGTGGAGACGGACGCCGACGTGCGCATCCTCCGGCGCATCGAACGCGACGTGGTGGACCGCGGCCGGGACTTGGAGGGCGTCATCGACCAGTACCTCTCGACGGTCAAACCGATGCACGAGCAGTTCGTCGCGCCCACCAAGAAGCGCGCGGACCTCATCATCCCCGAGGGCGCGAACGCCGTCGCGGTCAACCTGCTGGAGGAGAAAGTCCGCGCGGAGACCTACACCGACTCGGGGTCGGCGTGGACACTGAGCGACGAGGGCGTCGAACGCGAGGAGCGCGAACGCCTCGCCGTCACCGGTCCCGCCACCGCCGACGCGGCCCCGGACGGCCCGGAGTTGGGCGACACCGACCGAGACGCCGTGGAACGCGACGACGACGACCGGCGGTGGGAAGACGACAGCGCAGAATAA
- a CDS encoding cold-shock protein, which yields MAEGNVDFFNDTGGYGFISTDDADDDVFFHMEDIGGPDLEEGTDVEFDIDQAPKGPRATNLTRL from the coding sequence ATGGCAGAAGGAAACGTTGATTTCTTCAACGACACTGGCGGCTACGGTTTCATCTCGACGGACGACGCGGACGACGACGTATTCTTCCACATGGAAGACATCGGCGGCCCGGACCTCGAAGAGGGAACTGACGTAGAGTTCGACATCGACCAAGCCCCCAAGGGCCCGCGCGCGACGAATCTTACGCGCCTTTAA